The DNA region GTTGTTTTGGTAAATAGCGGAAGTGCTAGCGCAAGTGAAATCGTAAGTGGAGCTTTGCAAGATTTAAAAAGAGCAGTTGTAATAGGAGAAGAGACTTTTGGCAAAGGAAGTGTTCAAGTTATACTTCCATTAAATGAAAAAGAAGCTCTAAAAATGACAATTGCAAGATACTACCTACCAAGTGGACGAACTATACAAAATAAAGGCGTTACACCAGATCTTGAAGTGTTTTATGGAAAAGTTCCTAATGATGATAAAGCATTTAGCATAAAAGAAACTGATCTAAAACAACATCTTGAAAACGAACTTCAAAAAATTGATGATAACAAAACAGAAAGTAATAAAACTATAAATTTAGACCATAACAAAACAGATACTAAAGAAAAAGACAAAGAAAAAATAATAACAAAAAAAGATCTTTATGATGATATGCAACTTAAAACTGCTGTTGACACTATAAAGGTTTTAAATCTTACAAAGGATGGAAAATGACAAAAGACAAGCTAATCTATGAAGGAAAAGCTAAAAAGATGTGGAGTGTAAAAGAAGATGATGATCTTTTAATAGCTGAGTTTAAGGACTCTTTAACTGCATTTAATGGTGTTAAAAAAGCCGAAGAAAGTGGAAAAGGTGCATTAAACAATAAAATAAGCACTGAGATTTTTAAACTTTTGGAAAAACATGGTATCAAGACAGATTTGGTAAAAAAAATCGATGATATAAATCAAGTAGTTAGAAAATGTAAAATTATCCCTCTTGAAGTTGTCGTTAGAAATATTGCAACAGGAAGTCTTACAAAAAGACTTGGCATAAAAGATGGCACAATTCTTCCTTTTACATTAGTTGAGTTTTGTTATAAAAACGATGAACTAAACGATCCTATTTTAAATGATGAACACTGCTTGCTTTTAGACGCCGTTAAAACAAAAGATGAACTTGAAATTTTAAAAACAGAAGCTAAGAAAATAAATAAAATTTTAAAAGATTTTTTTGATAAAAAAGATTTAAAATTGGTTGATTTTAAAATCGAGTTTGGAAAGACAAAAGATGGCGAAATTATTCTAGCTGATGAGATAAGTCCTGATAGCTGCAGATTTTGGGATAAAAATACAAACGAAAAACTTGATAAAGATAGATTTAGACAAGATCTTGGCAATGTCAAAGTTGCTTATGAAGAAGTTTTAAGAAGAATTTTAGGGTAAAAGTATGAAAGTAATTGTAAATATAAAATTAAAAGATTTAGTTTTAGATCCTGCCGGTAAAGCCACGCAGGATGCTCTTTGCTCACTAGGTTTTAATGTTAAAAATGTAAGAATTGGTAAGCAAATTGTTTTTGATCTTGATAAAAAAAATGAAGATGATGCAAAAAAAGAAGTTACTAAAATGTGTGAAGAGCTTCTTGCAAATACAGTTATTGAAGATTATGAGATAGTTTTATGAAAGTAGTAATTATAAAATTTCCAGGAACTAACTGTGATGAAGATACAAAATATGCTTTTGATAAACTCGGCTTTAAGTGTGAGATAATAAATCATAAGCAAGACAAATTTTGTGCTGATTTGGTTGTACTGCCTGGTGGATTTAGCTATGGGGATTACTTAAGAACAGCTGCTATTTCTAAATTTAGTCCAGCTATGAGTGAGGTTTTAAACCATGCAAAAAAAGGTGGCTATATTTTAGGAATTTGCAATGGCTTTCAAATGCTTTTAGAGTTAAAACTTCTAGAAGGTGCGATGCTAAAAAATAAAAATTTAAATTTTATTTCTAAATTTCAAAATTTAAAAGTTATTTCAAACAATAATAAATTTCTTTCAAAGTGCAGTAAAGATGAGGTTTTAAATATACCAATAGCTCATGGCGAGGGAAATTATTATGCTGATGAAAAAACTATTAAAAGCTTAGAAGAAAATGATCAAATTATTTTAAAATATTGTGATGAACTTGGAAACATAACAAATGAATCAAACCCAAATGGTTCAGTTTTAAATATAGCAGGAATTTGTGATAAAGATAAAAAAATATTTGGTCTTATGCCACATCCAGAGCGTGCTTGTGAGGAAATTTTAGGTGGTAGTGATGGTGTTAAAATGCTAAAAGGCTTTCTTTGTTAAGAGTAGTTTTTTTACTCATTTTTGCTAGTTTTGTTTTTGCACAAGACATTGATATAGAGTTTTTGAAAAGTATAAAGCCAGTTTCTTCAAGCGAGTTGCTAGAAAAAAATTCAAACCAATCAGCAAAAACAACTGATGAAATTTTAAATAAAGATACTCTTACACTTGATGATTTAAAACAAATTGCACCAAACGAAGATGGTAATTTGGAGCTTGATAATTCATTGATTTATCAAGAAGTAAGAGTGACTGATTTTTTACTATCAACTAGAAATGTTCCTAAAAACGTTTATCAAAATCAAATTTTTAGCATAAATTTCAATGCAGATATTCAACAAAATATAAGTTTAGATCTGAATTTAACAGTTGATAAAACTCCAAATTTGGAGTGGTTAAATGAAGGAAAAATAAACTGGGATAAAGATATAAATGGCGTTTACTCAACTAAACTTTGGTTTGAAGCAAAAGAGAAAAATGCAAGCTTAAGTAAAATTTCAATCATAGCAAAAAGAAATGGAGAATTTTTTCAAAAAGCAAACATAAGTCCAAAACTTCCTAAAATTCTACCCATAGAAGAAAAGGATGGCTATGCTCATATCGTAGCTGATGAGTTAAAAGTATTAAACTACAAAACGGCAAAATTTGATGAAAATTCGAATATTATGACTATTGAACTATCTTCAAAAAATGCAAATTTAAAAAGCTTTTACGTAAATAATGAAAATATAATAAGACAAGGTATAAATTCCACAAAAGGTGGATATCAAAACCAAAAAGGCTTTTACTTTGTTGTTTTTAATAACAATATAAAGAAATTTGATTTTTCTTATTTTAATGCTAAAACGAAACAATTTGAAAGTTTTTCTTTAAATATTAAGCTTGAAGTCGATGACTTAAGCACCCAAACAGAACTAAATCCACAAAATGATCCATTTTATGCTTACAAAAAAACTGCTCTTTACGCGGGTGTTATATTGCTTTTATTTTTATATATTTTTAGTAAAAATACCACACCACTTATATTTGCATGTATTTTGATAGCATTTCATATATATAATAAAGATCCTCATAATGTCGGAATTGTAAGCAAAGATGCAAAAGTTAAAATTTTACCTATTGAAAAATCAACTATTTTTTATATACCTGATAGTGATGAAAAAGTTGAAATTTTTGATCAAAATAAAAATTACTATAAAGTTCTTTTTGAAAATGGAAAAATTGGCTGGGTAAATAGTCAATATTTAATTAAAAAATAATTTTAAATCTTAATACTCAGTAAGTTGATAGTAATAATATCAACTTACTTTATAAAAATATATTATTTCTTGCAATTTTAATCACTTTGTTGTATAATCTGCTAAAAATTCGAAATAAAAAAGGAATAATTATGGAACAAAAACATGAATTTCAAACTGAAGTTAGCGAACTTTTACATTTAATGATTCACTCACTTTACTCAAACAAAGAAATTTTTTTAAGAGAACTTATATCAAATGCAAGTGACGCGCTTGATAAGCTAAACTATCTATGTCTTACAGATGATAAATATAAAGCGCTTTCTTATACTCCAAAAATAAATATTGAGTTTAATAAAGATAAAAAAACTCTAATTATAAGTGATAACGGCATTGGAATGGATAAAGAAGATTTGATTAATAATCTTGGAACAATAGCAAGAAGTGGAACAAAAGGATTTTTATCAAATTTAAGTGGCGATATTAAAAAAGATTCAAATTTAATAGGACAATTTGGAGTTGGGTTTTACTCTGCTTTTATGGTTGCTGATAAAATAGAAGTAATGAGTAAAAAAGCTTTAAGCAATGATGCAAATATATGGAAAAGTGATGCTACAAATTTTAGTGTTGAGCCAGCAA from Campylobacter ureolyticus includes:
- a CDS encoding SH3 domain-containing protein is translated as MLRVVFLLIFASFVFAQDIDIEFLKSIKPVSSSELLEKNSNQSAKTTDEILNKDTLTLDDLKQIAPNEDGNLELDNSLIYQEVRVTDFLLSTRNVPKNVYQNQIFSINFNADIQQNISLDLNLTVDKTPNLEWLNEGKINWDKDINGVYSTKLWFEAKEKNASLSKISIIAKRNGEFFQKANISPKLPKILPIEEKDGYAHIVADELKVLNYKTAKFDENSNIMTIELSSKNANLKSFYVNNENIIRQGINSTKGGYQNQKGFYFVVFNNNIKKFDFSYFNAKTKQFESFSLNIKLEVDDLSTQTELNPQNDPFYAYKKTALYAGVILLLFLYIFSKNTTPLIFACILIAFHIYNKDPHNVGIVSKDAKVKILPIEKSTIFYIPDSDEKVEIFDQNKNYYKVLFENGKIGWVNSQYLIKK
- the purC gene encoding phosphoribosylaminoimidazolesuccinocarboxamide synthase produces the protein MTKDKLIYEGKAKKMWSVKEDDDLLIAEFKDSLTAFNGVKKAEESGKGALNNKISTEIFKLLEKHGIKTDLVKKIDDINQVVRKCKIIPLEVVVRNIATGSLTKRLGIKDGTILPFTLVEFCYKNDELNDPILNDEHCLLLDAVKTKDELEILKTEAKKINKILKDFFDKKDLKLVDFKIEFGKTKDGEIILADEISPDSCRFWDKNTNEKLDKDRFRQDLGNVKVAYEEVLRRILG
- the purQ gene encoding phosphoribosylformylglycinamidine synthase I; translation: MKVVIIKFPGTNCDEDTKYAFDKLGFKCEIINHKQDKFCADLVVLPGGFSYGDYLRTAAISKFSPAMSEVLNHAKKGGYILGICNGFQMLLELKLLEGAMLKNKNLNFISKFQNLKVISNNNKFLSKCSKDEVLNIPIAHGEGNYYADEKTIKSLEENDQIILKYCDELGNITNESNPNGSVLNIAGICDKDKKIFGLMPHPERACEEILGGSDGVKMLKGFLC
- the purS gene encoding phosphoribosylformylglycinamidine synthase subunit PurS; this encodes MKVIVNIKLKDLVLDPAGKATQDALCSLGFNVKNVRIGKQIVFDLDKKNEDDAKKEVTKMCEELLANTVIEDYEIVL